The segment CGATCCCGCTCGCGCGCCCCACGAGGCCGACGACCTGCAGCTCGCGCGCCGTCCGCTCCGTCAGCCGCCCCGTGCCCTGCAGGCGCTCGAGCACCATCGTGTTGTCGAGCGAGAGACGCGCGATCTCCTCGAACTCGACGACGCGCGCCTCGACGACGGCGGCGAGCTCGCCGAGCGGGGCGTGCGCGATCGGGCCGGCGACCCCGCCTGGCACGACGGCGCCGCGGAGCAGGCGGTGGCCCGCCACGCGCGCGTTCAGCCGGCAGAGCTCCTCGCGGATCCGGAAGCAGTGCGCGTGGCCGAAGGCGAAGCCGGTGTCGTTGACGATCATGCCGACGTCGGCGACGTGGTTGTAGAGGCGCTCGAGCTCGAGGAGGACGACGCGGAGCCAGCGGGCGCGCGGCGGGACGTCGCAGCCCGCGAGCGCCTCGAGCGCCTGGCAGTAGGCGAGCGCGTGGCCGGCGCTCGTGTCGCCCGAGACGCGCTCGGCGAGCTCGGGCGTGCGGGCGAACGGCAGCGTCTCGAAGAGCTTCTCGGTGCCCTTGTGGACGAAGCCGAGGCGCGTCTCGAGATTCACGATGGTCTCGCCCTCGACGCTGAAGCGGAAGTGGCCGGGCTCGATGATGCCCGCGTGCACGGGCCCGACGGTGATCTCGAAGATGCCCTCGCCCTCGACGTGGCGGAACGGGAACGGCTGCCCCGCGTCGGCGAAGTCGTCGCGCGGCGCCGTGTCGCGGCGCAGCGGATGATAGGCCTCGGGCCAGAACTGGTGGAGCGCGAGGCGGCGCGGGTCGGGGTGGCCGAGCGGCGTGAGGCCGAAGAGGTCGTGGATCTCGCGCTCGAACCGGCTCGCCGCGAACGAGCGCGTCGCGAGCGACGGGAAGCTCGGGACGGCCGGGTCCACCGGGACGAGGACGAGCGCGCGGGGCCGGAGCGCGGGCGGCGCGAACCCGTACGCGAGCGTGAAGTCGCCGCTCCGGTCGCGGGTGTCGGCCGCGGCCAGGAACTGGCACTCGGCGCCGAGCGCCGAGAGCCGGTCGGCCAGCGCGTGGAGCTCCCCGGCCGCGAGCCGGCCCTCGACGGTGGACCCGTCCCGCACGGCGACGCCGCCCGCGCCCGCCTCGCCCAGGGCGCGCGCGAGGATCTCGAGCGTGAGGGGCGCCATCTCAGCGCGTCACGATGGCCGCGGCCCGTCCGAGCGCATCGCCGAGCCCGGGCGGCCACGCGATGCCGGTGACGACGAGGAGCAGCAGCGCGAGCGTGACGGGGAGCGCCAGCCAGACGCCGGCCTCACCGGCGCGCGGCGGCGCCCCGGCCGGGGCGCCGTAGAGCATCGCGTTGGTGGCGCGCAGGAGCCCCGCAAACGCGACGACTAGCAGGACGAGCCCGAGCACCGCGGCCCAGACGGGTCCCTCGCGGAAGCCCGCGCCGAAGATCAGCACCTCGCTCGTGAACAGGCCGAAGGGCGGCAGCCCGAGGAGGGCGAGCATGGCCGC is part of the Candidatus Methylomirabilota bacterium genome and harbors:
- a CDS encoding NADH-quinone oxidoreductase subunit C, which produces MAPLTLEILARALGEAGAGGVAVRDGSTVEGRLAAGELHALADRLSALGAECQFLAAADTRDRSGDFTLAYGFAPPALRPRALVLVPVDPAVPSFPSLATRSFAASRFEREIHDLFGLTPLGHPDPRRLALHQFWPEAYHPLRRDTAPRDDFADAGQPFPFRHVEGEGIFEITVGPVHAGIIEPGHFRFSVEGETIVNLETRLGFVHKGTEKLFETLPFARTPELAERVSGDTSAGHALAYCQALEALAGCDVPPRARWLRVVLLELERLYNHVADVGMIVNDTGFAFGHAHCFRIREELCRLNARVAGHRLLRGAVVPGGVAGPIAHAPLGELAAVVEARVVEFEEIARLSLDNTMVLERLQGTGRLTERTARELQVVGLVGRASGIDADCRRDAPFAAYGELDVRVAVYTTGDVWARTMVRLEEAREAARLIRAAAGRTPHGPARVPLPPLAAGGHALGLVEAWRGPVWHWVVADGPATLRRVKIVDPSFRNWPALEYAVLKNIVPDFPLCNKSFNLSYS